TACTCAATGACAGTGAAATAAAAGCAAAAAAGGGAATCACAAACATCAATGTCAGCTTACTGCTTTTCTTTGCAATCTTTCTCTCCTGAAAAAAATCCCACAGGGCTGATCCAATAATTAAGGCGCCGCAGATGGCAAAAATAAATCCACCGATATCAGGAAATGAAAACGCGCTGAAATTCAACAATTGCTTATATCCGATAAGAGGTGGTTGATAAGCCATGCCGGGAACCTGTATCGGTGCAGACGGATCAAGATTGTGTCCATAGGCGTATTCCCAAAAGTAGAAATCGGTTAGTGAAACAGCCGCAATGATCACGAACAGTATTGCATATAGCCGAAGAAAGATTCTTCTGTTAAGAAATAAAACCAGCAAGCCAAGCAGTGCATAACCAATGATTACAAAGGGCAGTATTTTAAATTCAATGAAATCCTCATCGTGAAGTGTTTTCATGCCAATGTAGTGATTCAGTCCATTAATGATGGCAACATCACCCGTGAGTTTGGTTGCCCAGATCTTCATCGTCAAACCTTCGGGATATTGTGGTGCTACCAGTGATATTTTCCATATAGGAAGAAAAAGTACCGTTGCCATTGCAAGGGAAGCAATGAGAACAATTACTCTGAACACAAACGATAACTTATGCTTCATAAAATTCAGTTTCAACGCATTAAAATTGATCTGCTGTTTTTTGGTTCAGTCCTATCGTAAAAAGGAGCAGCGGATCTTAGCTCGCTGCTCCGGTACAACAGAACTAAATAGTCTATTACGGATTCAGCGGCGGCGCTTGCTGCCCTGTGCTGAAACTGATCGGAAGCGTACTTCCCGCAGGAGATACTCTCATGTAACCTTGCATTTCCTGATGCAAAGCGCTGCAAAAGTCAGTGCAATAGAATGGAACTATACCGACCTGATCTGGTACAAATTTCAGTGTTTGCGTTTCGCCGGGCATAATGAGAATTTCCGCGGTATTCGCACCTTTTATTGCGAAGCCATGCGGCACATCCCAGTCCTGTTCGAGATTGGTGACATGGAAATAAACTTCATCCCCCAATCTTACTCCTTCAATGTTGTCGGGTACAAAGTGTGAGCGAATAGCAGTTGCATACACGTCAATTCTGTTTCCCTTGCGCTCTACCCTCGCTTCCTTTTCACCTTTTGCAACAAAAGGGTTTTTGTTTTCTTCAATCTTGAAAAATTTAACGGAGTTTTTGGAAATCACATCCGCAGCAACGGCCTGTGCATAATGCGGTTCACCCACGGTTGGAAAATCAAGAATCAATCTCATTTTGTCACCCGAAATATCATACAACTGTGCGCTCTGTGCCAATTCCGGTCCGGTTGGCAGGTACCGGTCTTTTGTAATCTTATTATAAGCAATTACATATTTCGGATTGGGCTTACGGGAATCGCCACCGGGAATACAAAGGTGACCAATGGAATAGTAAGTCGGAGCCCTGTCAAGAACGGTGAGATCTTTGATATTCCATTTCACTATTTCTGACGAAACGAAAAATGAAGTGTACGCATTTCCTTTTCCATCAAACTCAGTATGTAACGGACCAAGGCCGGGTTTTTTCACTTCACCATACAATACTGATTCATACTTAAGAACAGGAATGCTGTCGTAATTGCCAATGAAATCCTTTTTAGCAATGGCATCCATCATCTTTGTAAAGGAGAACACCGGTATTACTGCGGCGAGCTTTCCGCTGCCGACAATGTATTCGCCGGTTGGATCCACATCGCATCCATGCGGCGACTTGGGACATGGGATGAAATATACAATCCCTTCAAGCCCTGTGGGGTCAAGCACGGTAACTTCATTTTCAATAGTTGAAGTGGCCATATGTGTTTCGTCACTGTAAACATTGTGCGCATACTGCACTTTTTCCACCCTTCCTTTTCCGGCTTTCAGATATTCTTCCGCTTTTTTCCAGTTTACAGCCATGATAAAATCTTTATCTTTTTGCGATGCATTTACTTCGAGCAAAGTATTGGCCTGTTCTGTATTGTAACAGGAAAAGAAAAACCAACCATGCGACGGTCCTTTTCCGGCGTGACTCAAATCAAAATTTACTCCGGGCAGCAATAACTGAAAAGCAATCTTCATTCTTCCGTTCGTCTGATCAACACTGATGAAACTTACGGTGCCATGGAAATTCTTTTTATAGGTATTGATTGGCACATCGCGTTCTTTTCCCATGGGAATACTGAACCTTGTTCCGGCAATTACATACTCGGTATTTTCTGTTATAAAGGGTGAAGAGTGGTTGCCTGCGCTGTTGGGTATTTCAATGATCTCATCCGTACGGAAAGTGGCAAGATTGATGCGCGCGATGCGTGGAGTGTTGTTGCCATTTCCAAAAACCCATCTTCCATCTATTTCACCATTCGTTTGCGATAACTCAGTGTGATGCAAATCATCCCAGGGCACAAAGCCGTGAGAAGTATTCAGCATTGGGGAAGTATTTTCATTGAAGCCATATCCGCTTTCGGCAGATTGTGTAAATACCGGAATGATACGCAGCAACCTGCCGGAAGGCAATCCATACACTCCCATTTGCCCGTTGAAACCACCCGAAACAAAGTTGTAGAATTCATCATACTTTCCTGGTGCTACATACACTTCTTGTGCGGCATCACCTGAAATGGCCTGTGCGGCATTTTTAGTTTTGCATGACTTCAGCAAAAAAGCCATGGCTATCACTGTGGTTATCACCAGCAGGTATTTAATGGAAGTTTTCATATCTGTCAATTTACTTTAAGGTTTAAGAGTATTTATAATATTATTTAACACCATCATTCTGACGCATAAATTCAAGTACTTTTCTGGCGTCATCATCATTAAGGTTTTGATTTGGCATTCTGATAAGGCAGGTCTCCAGCATCGCTTGTGCCGCAGCATCTTTATTCAACATTTCATCGGTATTGGTCGCAAAATTCATGATCCACTCAGGTGCTCTTCTTGTTGTCACACCCTTCCAGCCAGGACCTACCAGCCGTTCATCAGTCAGTTTATGGCAACTGTAGCATTTCAATTCAAACACTGTTTTGCCGGCTGTTGCCAATGGAACATCAAGTGTTGCAGGAAGGTCAACATGCGTGAATTTGCCGATGCCTCTTTTGTTTTCAGCTTCATCATTTAATTCAGGATGATCTGTGGTTTTGTTTTCCGGCTGATAGGTATCACCTGATTCATTTTGGTCTGCATTGCTATTCTGTGAATCGTTTGAACAGGAAAAAGCAAAGGCCAGCACCGAGATCGCGAGAAGGTATTTTTTCATAGGGATGGAATTAATTGGTGACAAATATCCTGCGTCTCAAAATAGTGATTTATGATTTAAATCATGTTTTACCCTAACATACATCATATTCTTTAACCAGTTCAAACGGAATAACCCATCAACCGACTTATTAATAGTTTATGGTCTGAACAAAAGATCTTCAATGATAAAATGACAAAAGTCATTATTTGTTGAATACTCCTGTTGCATGTTTGCAGTAAACCCTGTTCAGTTGCATATACCTCAGACTTCCCCAATACTGGCCTGCTTTCACTGCGGAGATGAGTGTGTTGGTGAGTCCATCAGCAGTGGTGATAAAATATTTTGCTGCGACGGCTGCAGGCTCGTGTATGAATTGCTAAGCGAAAATAATCTTTGCACTTACTATCAATTAGAGCAATATCCCGGACACAAACCCTATAGTGGAACGAACAAACGGTTCGCATGGCTCGATGATGAAACAGTAGTGAGTCAATTACTTACCTTTTCAGAAAAAGATATTGCTGCGGTAAAATTTTCGCTGCCTCAGATTCATTGCACCTCGTGCATCTGGCTCCTGGAAAATCTCCACAACATTAAACCCGGAATTATTCATGTGCATACCGACTTTCTGAAGAAGGAAGCTTCGGTTACTTTTAACAATCGACTGATTTCTCTCCGGCAGGTGGTGGAAACGCTGGCGGAAATAGGCTATGAACCGGACCTTCGGCTAAGTGATCTGCACAGGAAAAATGCAGCAAACACTAACAGAACATTACTTTATAAAATTGGAGTAGCCGGCTTTTGTTTTGGAAACATCATGATGCTGAGTTTTCCGGAATACCTGACTGGCGTTACAAGTATTGAACCGGCGCTGCGGCATTTTTTTGGTTTTCTTAACCTCCTGCTTGCGCTACCGGTTTTTTTTTACAGCGCAGGAGACTACTTCATCAATAGCTGGAAAGCGGCCAGACAGAAATATTTCAGCATTGATTTACCCATTGCACTCGGACTTGCGGCAATGCTGATTCGCAGCACTTATGAAATAATTTCAGGTGACGGTGCCGGCTATTTTGATTCAATGACCGGACTCGTGTTTTTTCTTCTTGCAGGAAGATATTTTCAGGAGCTTACTTATAAAAACCTGTCTTTTGAGCGCGATTATAAATCCTATTTTCCGATTGCTGCTACCGTGAAAAAAAACGGAATTGAAATTTCAACGCCTATTTCCAATCTGAAACCCGGTGATAAAATAATTATTCACAGTGAAGAATTAATTCCTGCCGATGCAGTGCTGCTGAACGGTGCAGCAAACATTGATTACAGTTTCGTAACCGGTGAAGCGGTGCCGGTAAATAAAAATACCGGTGATTTGATTTATGCCGGCGCAAAACAAAAAGGACCTGCGATAGAATTGCTGGTGCAGAAAACAGTGGAACAAAGCTACCTCACTCAATTGTGGAATCACGATAGCTTTCTAAAAAACAAACATGCCACGCTTTCAACCCTTTCTGATAAAATCAGCAAGTATTTCACACTTGCTATTTTAATGATCGCCTTGCTTACGGCGATCTATTGGTTTCCAAAAGATATGCATCGCGGTATTCTTGCCTGCACTGCTATTCTCATCATCGCATGTCCTTGTGCATTGGCTATAACCGTCCCCTTTACTTTTGGCAATGTGATCCGCATACTTGGCAGAAATAATTTTTACCTGAAGAATGCTGCGGTGGTGGAATCCATTTCCAAAACAAATAGTATTGTTTTTGACAAAACCGGAACAGTTACCGTACAGCAGACAAAACAGCTCCTGTTCGAAGGCGAAGCACTCACTTCAGAAGAATGGAGGATGATTAAAAGTCTCACTACCCAATCCATTCATCCGCTCAGCAAAAAGATTACGGCCTATTTATCCGGCTTCAACGCAATGAAAGTTGAACATTTCACAGAAACACCGGGAGCAGGAATTGCGGGAGAAATTAATGAAACAATGATTCGGGTGGGTTCCGCGGATTTCATTTCATCGGCGATGTGTCCTATGCACTCATTTTTGAATGGTGATACACGTGTGTATGTTTCCATCAATAACAAATTTGCCGGTACTTTTTGTTTTTCCAATATGCTTCGCGAAGGATTAAAGGAACAGGTGCACCTGCTGCAAAAAGATTTTCAACTTTTCCTGCTAAGTGGTGACAAGGAAGGAGACCGTAAACTAATGGAAGATATTTTTCCGGATAAAGAACAACTGTACTTTCAGCAGTCGCCCACCGATAAACTACATTTTATAGACAACCTCCGGCAAATGAAAAATAAGGTGATGATGATTGGGGATGGATTGAATGATGCCGGCGCTTTGCAACAAAGCGACACCGGCATTGCAGTAAGTGATGATCTTTTGCAATTTTCTCCTGCCTGCGATGCAATTCTTAAAGGCAGTGAATTTAAAAAGCTTTCCTCCTTCCTCCAGTTTTGCAAATCAGCTATTCATATTATCTGGCTCACTTTCGGCATTTCTTTATTATACAATGTAGTTGGAATTTCTTTTGCCGTACGAGGTGAATTGTCGCCAATGGTAGCGGCCATTCTGATGCCCTTAAGTTCTATCAGTGTTATACTGATCACAACGGTTTCAACAAAATGGAAAGCGGCAAAACTTAAACTCTGATAAGAAGTCAGACCTGACTATTCTCTAAAAGGAAAAACTTATTCTTTTCAGTCAACCGCTCTCTATTCGCAATGCTCCATCATTTAATACCTGATAAAAGTCATGATTTCATTTGATATTGGTCATGTTCTTTGCACAATGCCCCCAGATACTTTTATGCCCAGATTATGATTGCACTCATCCTCCTGATCTCCTGTAGTTTAATTGTTGCGGTAGCTTTTCTGATTGGTTTTCTCTGGTCGGTAAGCAGTGGCCAGTATGACGATATCTATACCCCTTCCATTCGAATGCTTTTTGAGAATGAACTAAAAAATGATCAGGAAGCAAGACCTGATACCACAAAAGAAAATCACGAATCATACAGTCAATCACCTACAAAAAAACAACTTCACCCGTGAATCAATCTATTCAACTGGAGCGCTTTGAATACGACAATAAAATTGTCCGCAAATTTTTAATCGCTACAATCTTATGGGGCGCCGTAGGAATGTTGGTGGGATTACTGGCTGCTCTGGAACTCCCATTCCCATGGCTTAATGGTGGCATTCCCTGGATAAGTTTTGGTCGTATACGACCACTCCACACCAATGCTGTAATCTTTGCCTTTGTCGGGAACGGCATTTTCATGGGTGTTTATTATTCATTGCAGCGTTTACTGAAAGCCCGCATGTTCAGCGACCTGCTCAGTCAATTGCATTTCTGGGGATGGCAACTCATTATTGTGCTGGCTGCTGTCACACTTCCATTAGGCTTAACCACCAGTAAAGAATATGCGGAACTCGAATGGCCGATTGATATTCTCATCGCTTTGGTCTGGGTCATCTTTGCTATCAACATGTTCGGAACTATTATTCGCCGTCGCGAACGACACATGTATGTAGCCATTTGGTTTTATATCGCAACAGTGGTAACAGTAGCCGTCCTGCACATCGTAAATTCTCTCGCGATTCCGGTTTCTTTCATGAAGAGTTATTCAATATATGCCGGTGTTCAGGATGCGCTGGTACAATGGTGGTACGGACACAATGCCGTCGCATTCTTTCTTACTACTCCATATCTCGGACTGATGTATTATTTTCTACCGAAAGCCGCTAACCGTCCTGTGTATTCATACCGACTTTCTATTGTACACTTCTGGGCGTTGATCTTTCTTTATATCTGGGCCGGGCCACATCATTTGTTATATACTGCTTTGCCTGATTGGGCACAATCGCTGGGAACTGTTTTCTCCATCATGTTGCTCGCACCATCATGGGGCGGAATGGTAAACGGATTACTTACACTACGCGGAGCATGGGACAAAGTGCGTGAAGATCCTGTTTTAAAGTTTATGGTGGTTGCCGTTACGGCTTACGGGATGGCAACTTTCGAAGGACCGTTGCTCTCCATAAAAAGTGTGAACGCTATTTCACACTATACCGATTGGACGATTGCACATGTGCATGTTGGCGCTTTGGGTTGGAATGGCTTTCTCACTTTTGGTATGCTGTATTGGCTCATTCCACGATTGTATGGCACTTCCATTTATTCGAAAAAACTGGCAAACAACCATTTCTGGATCGGTACGATCGGCATCCTGTTTTATGCTATTCCAATGTATTGGGCTGGTTTTGCAGAAAGTTCTATGTGGAAGGAATTTACACCTGAAGGTTTCCTCCGCTATCCGAATTTCCTGGAAACAGTAAAAAATATTATTCCGATGTATGATGCCCGTGCCATTGGCGGTCTGATATATTTGGTTGGAATGTTCATGATGATTTATAATCTGTGGATGACAGCACGGCAAGGAAAATTTATTGGGGATGAAACTGCTGAAGCCGCCTCTTTAAAATCACAGGAATTACCTGCCGGTCAAACCCACTGGCACCGCAAACTGGAACGTAAACCTATCCGCTTCGCCTTCATCGCACTCATTGTAATTATGATTGGTGGCTTGATTGAAATGATTCCAACATTTATGATTAAGTCAAATATTCCAACCATATCCAGCGTGATGCCATATACGCCGCTGGAACTGGAAGGCCGCGATCTTTACATCCGTGAAGGTTGCAACACCTGTCATTCCCAAATGATCCGACCGTTCCGCTCAGAAACAGAACGTTATGGCGAATATTCAAAAGCAGGAGAATTTGTTTATGACCATCCATTTCTCTGGGGATCGAAACGTACCGGGCCTGACTTGCAACGTGAAGGCAATAAATATCCTAATGCATGGCACTACAATCACCTGATGGATCCAGGAAGCATGTCGCCCGGAAGCATCATGCCTTCTTATGCATGGTTCGGAGAAAATAAACTGAGCACTTATCACACCGCTGATAAAATTCATGCGATGAGAAAATTAGGTGTTCCTTATCCGGATGGCTATGAAGAACAGGCTGAAGCTGATTTGAAAAAACAGGCTGCGATAATTGCCAAAGACCTCAACGATAATGGCGTGCCGGTTAATGGTGATGAAGAAATCATTGCCATCATCTCTTACCTGCAACGACTTGGAACCGACATTAAAAAATCACCTACAGCAAACAACAACTAACCATGTTTCAAAATAATCTCGCTTCCATCACCGGTATTGCTATCTATCCGTTGATTTCGTTTGTGGCTTTCTTCCTGTTCTTTGCCGCTGTAAGTGTTTACGCTTTTATGCAGGATAAGCAGGAAATAAAAAAAATCAGCGAAATGCCATTGCACGATGATGTAATTACGGAACAGCAAAATCATAACGCTTAATAATTGCAGCAGACCTTTTTAAAAATTCGCCATGAAAAAAAATAAGATCACCCTCTTCATCGCAGCTTATGCTTTGCTTTTCTCTTTACCTGTGGCGGCACAGCAGACCGGAACCGCTTCTTCCACAGTAGCTTCTTCCTTCGCTACGTATCAATCATTTTATTACGTAATCGCAGGATTGTTGCTGGTGATGTTCTTTATGATGCTCACGATGTTAAAACTTGCAAAGCTGATTGGTGAACAACAATACCATATCATTCATGGTAAGCCAATGGAAACGGCATCGGAACTGGCTGCTCAAAAAACAAAGGAAGACTGGTTTACAACTGCCTGGAAGAAACTGACCGCCTCCGTTCCAAAAGGAGTTGAGAAAGATGTGATGCTTGACCATAATTATGACGGTATACGTGAACTGGATAATCGGATGCCTCCGTGGTTACAGTACATTTTTATTGTTTCTGTTGCCACAGCAATTACTTACTTATTTGTTTTTCATGTTTACCATATCGGAAAACTTCCTCTCGAAGAATATGCTGCAGAATTGAACCAGGCAGAAACACAAAAAGCGATGATGTTGCAAACAGCCGGTTCTTCCATTGATGAATCGACAGTAAAACTGTTAACAGATGTGTCGTCAATTGCTGCAGGAAAAACAATCTTCATCGCACGCTGCTCTCCTTGCCATGGCCAAAAAGGTGAAGGTGGTGTAGGCCCGAATCTCACGGATGATTATTGGTTACATGGAGGCGCCATTGGTGATGTATTCAAAACAGTGAAGTATGGTATTCCTGCCAAAGGAATGGTAAGCTGGAGTGGTATCCTGAAAGCGGAAGAAATGGAAACAGTTTCCAGCTTTATCATGTCATTGCATGGAACCAATCCGCCGAATCCGAAAGCGCCTCAGGGTGATAAATTTGTACCGCAGGTAATTGTGGCGAGTGATACAGTGGCCGTTGTTATAGATACTACCAAAGTGAAATCATAAAATGACGCAGTAATTGTGCTGCGATTATGAAAGATGATTTCAACATACAATGACTCACGCAATTATAGAACCCGAATCTTTTCGCGACCACCTTTCCATTCTTGATGAGAAAGGAAAGCGCAGGTGGATCTATCCAAGATTCCAGGCAGGAAAAGTATTTACCCGCAGAAATATTTTTGCGTATCTCATGCTCGCACTTTTAGTGATGGGGCCTTTTTTGAAGATTGATGGTCATCCGGTATTTCTCTTCAATGTGCTCGAACGTAAATTCATTGTCTGGGGAATTGCATTCTTCCCGCAGGACTTTTTTCTTTTCGGCCTTGCCATGCTTACTTTTTTTGTTTTCATTATCCTATTCACATCTGTCTTTGGCAGATGGTGGTGCGGCTACGCCTGCCCGCAAACCATTTTCATGGAATTTATTTTCCGGAGAATTGAGTACGCGATAGAAGGAGATGCGCAACAACGGAGACAGCTTGATAAAGCTGAATGGAACGCAGAAAAAATCTGGAAGAAGAGCAGTAAGCACATTCTCTTCTTCTTCATCTCATTTCTCATTTCAAATATCTTTCTCGCTTACATCATCGGTATGGATGAGTTGCAGAAAATCATGACCGAACCGATAACAGAACATTTCATCGGCTTTGTCGCCATCATCGTTTTTTCAGGTGTGTTTTATGTGGTGTTTGCCTTTCTGCGCGAACAGGTTTGTATTGGTGTTTGTCCCTACGGAAGACTGCAGGGCGTTTTGCTCGATAAAGATTCGATGGTAGTTTCCTACGATCATGTGAGAGGAGAACCGAGAGGTAAACTAAATACTGCCGGTACCGGCGATTGTATTGACTGCCATTTGTGTGTGGCTGTTTGTCCTACCGGAATTGATATCCGCAACGGAACACAACTCGAATGCATCAATTGTGCTGCCTGTATTGATGCCTGCAATTCCATCATGCAAAAAGTGCATCGTCCCGAAGGACTGATACGTGTAGCTTCGCACCGTCAGATTTTAACAAAGAAAAAATTCACCATCACCCAACGCATGATCGGCTATGCCTGCCTTTGGACAGTTTTAATTACAGTGCTCGGTTATCTTGTTGTATCAAGGCCGGAAGTTCAAACCACCATTCTTCGGGCACCAGGGCAACTGTTTCAAAAACAGGAACATGATTTCATTTCGAACCTATACACCGTCAACCTGGTAAATAAATCTTTTCACGATCACAACATTGAACTGAAAGTAATGTCACCCGAACATTCGTCGCTTTCAATGGTAGGCAAAAACCTCTTCACAAAAAGTGAAGAAATTACAGATGGAACATTTTTTATCCAACTCCCGCAAAGCGATATTACCAACATTAAAACCAAAGTGCAGATTGCTGTCTATTCAAATGGAAATAAAATTGATCAGCTGGAAACTACATTTATCGGTCCTGTTTATAAACAATCTGGTAGTGAAGAACACACGGAAAAGAAGGAGCTGGAAAATGAAACGGAAAAGGAACACTGAAAATCTATTAACATGAGAATTAACTGGGGAACCGGCATTACCATTACATTTTCGTTGTTTGCTGCAGGCATGTTGTCACTCGTTTGGTTATGTGTTCAACAGCCACAGGATCTTGTAAGTGTTGATTACTACAACCGCGAAATCGCTTTTCAACAGCAAATCAATAAAACCTCGAATACACTTGAACTGTTGCAACCGCTCCAGTTCAATTACGATGCTGCAACGCACTCGGTAATCATTTTATTTCCGCCTGAAATGAAAGGCAAATCTTTAAGTGGTGCACTTCAGTTTTTCAAACCCGACAATGCGGCATTGGATTTTGAGATACCGGTTCATCCTGACCAATCATTAGGTCAACTCGTAGACGCTGGTAAAATGAAGAATGGGTTATGGCAC
The genomic region above belongs to Chitinophagaceae bacterium and contains:
- a CDS encoding FixH family protein, translating into MRINWGTGITITFSLFAAGMLSLVWLCVQQPQDLVSVDYYNREIAFQQQINKTSNTLELLQPLQFNYDAATHSVIILFPPEMKGKSLSGALQFFKPDNAALDFEIPVHPDQSLGQLVDAGKMKNGLWHIKADWKSDENSFYQEASIVIK